In Amycolatopsis jiangsuensis, the following proteins share a genomic window:
- a CDS encoding serine hydrolase domain-containing protein: MESLRLIDEWPVDNAAAGVAGADGVVRGRHGDPARPFRLASVTKLLTAYTAHIALEEGVLELDTPAGPEGSTVRHLLAHTSGLAFDAHKAMAAPGTRRLYSNAGFEELADALAQHSGIAFADYQAEALFEPLGMAATRLEGSPAAGATSTLDDLLRFAAELQAPKLLAPETLRAATEVAFPGLTGVLPGFGHQKPNDWGLGFELRDHKSPHWTGARSSARTFGHFGQSGTFLWVDPDAGFACVALADRSFGPWAAKVWPPFTDAVLAELGA, from the coding sequence ATGGAGAGCCTGCGCCTGATCGACGAGTGGCCGGTGGACAACGCGGCGGCCGGGGTGGCCGGCGCCGACGGCGTGGTCCGCGGCCGTCACGGGGACCCGGCCCGGCCGTTCCGGCTGGCCTCGGTCACCAAGCTGCTCACCGCCTACACGGCGCACATCGCCCTCGAGGAAGGCGTTCTCGAGCTGGACACCCCGGCCGGGCCGGAGGGTTCGACCGTGCGGCATCTGCTCGCGCACACCTCGGGGCTGGCCTTCGACGCGCACAAGGCAATGGCCGCGCCGGGCACCCGGCGGCTGTACTCCAACGCCGGGTTCGAGGAGCTGGCCGACGCGCTGGCCCAGCACTCCGGCATCGCCTTCGCCGACTACCAGGCCGAAGCACTGTTCGAACCGCTGGGCATGGCCGCGACCCGGCTGGAGGGCTCCCCCGCGGCCGGTGCCACGTCCACACTGGACGATCTGCTGCGGTTCGCCGCCGAGCTGCAGGCGCCGAAGCTGCTCGCGCCGGAGACGCTGCGCGCGGCCACCGAGGTGGCGTTCCCCGGGCTCACCGGCGTCCTGCCCGGGTTCGGCCACCAGAAGCCGAACGACTGGGGTCTCGGCTTCGAACTGCGCGACCACAAGAGCCCGCACTGGACCGGCGCGCGCAGCTCCGCACGCACGTTCGGCCACTTCGGACAGTCAGGCACGTTCCTGTGGGTCGATCCGGACGCCGGTTTCGCGTGTGTCGCGCTGGCCGACCGCTCCTTCGGCCCGTGGGCGGCCAAGGTCTGGCCCCCGTTCACCGACGCGGTGCTGGCCGAACTCGGCGCGTGA
- a CDS encoding HPr family phosphocarrier protein, with protein sequence MPEKRVTVGSKVGLHARPAALVAKAAAAQPVAVQIAKAGGDPVAAGSVLNLMTLAAAFGDEVVISAEGDGAETAVDAVAELVSTDLDA encoded by the coding sequence ATGCCGGAGAAACGCGTCACGGTGGGCAGCAAGGTGGGCCTGCACGCCCGCCCGGCCGCGCTGGTGGCCAAGGCGGCCGCGGCCCAGCCCGTGGCGGTGCAGATCGCCAAGGCCGGCGGCGACCCGGTGGCCGCCGGCAGTGTGCTCAACCTGATGACGCTCGCCGCCGCGTTCGGCGACGAGGTGGTCATCAGCGCCGAAGGTGACGGGGCCGAGACCGCGGTGGACGCCGTGGCCGAGCTGGTCTCCACGGATCTCGACGCGTAG
- a CDS encoding alpha/beta hydrolase, which yields MTIRPALRVAAVLSAATMLFAAACSAPAATAPPVDEPPTTTATPAPLGTGNAAVPRLRWVPCHGGFQCTTATVPLSYREPTGAKLDLSVIRLPATDPAHRMGSLMINFGGPGADGVGELTRFGSRYPKQLRARFDLVSFDPRGIGGSSPIHCPGGDQAPSAGSPLRDKAFWTKSAAIGKACAAGSGAELAHLSTANVARDMDLLRQALGEPQLNFYGYSYGTYLGGTYANLFPGNLRAMTLDGTLDLVANATGRPGEEGAPVDVRADVASAQQEELDAFFAACTAAGPGKCAFAGGNPKEKFASLYARLTHGPVGGVTVASLMQSVDRALYQWSRWPRLARTLAALVPSKPASPAPVLDPRVPAHSPGFLAVQCLDSDLPQDPETYRKLATTEERRQRYFGLAPVFSMAQCLGWPARDDDRYLGPWNRPRQHPALILANRHDPATPLANAQATAGELGDSRVLVVEGAGHTTLDVPSTCASTAMVRYFVDLAPPASGTTCAPDAGPFP from the coding sequence GTGACAATCCGTCCCGCGCTGCGGGTTGCCGCGGTGCTGTCCGCTGCCACGATGCTGTTCGCTGCCGCCTGCTCGGCTCCGGCCGCCACAGCGCCTCCGGTGGACGAGCCACCGACGACGACCGCGACGCCGGCCCCGCTGGGCACCGGAAACGCCGCCGTACCGCGGCTGCGCTGGGTGCCGTGCCACGGTGGGTTCCAGTGCACGACAGCGACGGTGCCGCTGAGCTACCGCGAACCCACTGGAGCGAAGCTGGATCTGTCGGTCATCCGGCTTCCCGCGACGGATCCCGCGCACCGCATGGGTTCCCTGATGATCAACTTCGGCGGTCCGGGCGCGGACGGCGTGGGCGAGCTGACCCGGTTCGGCAGCCGCTACCCGAAGCAGTTGCGTGCCCGGTTCGACCTCGTGAGCTTCGACCCGCGTGGAATCGGTGGCAGCTCGCCGATCCACTGTCCGGGTGGCGATCAGGCGCCCTCAGCCGGTTCGCCGTTGCGCGACAAGGCGTTCTGGACGAAGAGCGCGGCGATCGGCAAGGCGTGTGCGGCCGGTTCCGGGGCCGAACTGGCGCATCTGTCCACCGCGAATGTCGCGCGGGACATGGATCTGCTCCGGCAGGCGCTCGGCGAGCCGCAGCTGAACTTCTACGGCTACTCCTACGGCACCTATCTCGGTGGTACGTATGCGAACCTCTTCCCCGGCAACCTGCGCGCGATGACTCTCGACGGCACACTCGACCTCGTCGCCAACGCCACCGGCCGGCCCGGCGAGGAAGGCGCGCCGGTGGACGTGCGGGCGGATGTCGCGAGCGCGCAACAAGAGGAGCTCGATGCGTTCTTCGCCGCGTGCACCGCCGCGGGGCCCGGCAAGTGCGCTTTCGCCGGCGGGAATCCGAAGGAGAAATTCGCTTCGCTGTACGCGCGGTTGACCCATGGTCCGGTCGGCGGCGTCACCGTGGCCTCGCTCATGCAGAGCGTGGATCGAGCGCTGTACCAGTGGTCACGGTGGCCCCGGCTGGCCCGCACGCTCGCCGCGCTCGTTCCGTCGAAACCGGCTTCACCGGCGCCCGTGCTCGATCCCCGGGTGCCCGCTCATTCGCCGGGATTTCTTGCTGTGCAATGTCTTGACAGCGATCTTCCCCAGGATCCCGAGACCTACCGCAAGCTCGCCACGACCGAGGAGCGGCGGCAGCGGTATTTCGGTCTGGCTCCGGTGTTTTCGATGGCGCAATGCCTCGGCTGGCCCGCCCGCGACGACGACCGCTACCTCGGGCCGTGGAACCGGCCACGCCAGCATCCGGCGCTGATCCTGGCCAACCGGCACGATCCGGCCACTCCCCTGGCCAACGCCCAAGCCACCGCGGGGGAACTGGGCGACAGCCGGGTGCTCGTCGTCGAGGGCGCCGGGCACACGACGCTCGACGTGCCCAGCACCTGTGCCTCGACCGCGATGGTGCGCTACTTCGTGGACCTCGCGCCGCCCGCGTCCGGCACGACCTGCGCGCCGGACGCCGGCCCGTTCCCGTGA
- a CDS encoding D-2-hydroxyacid dehydrogenase family protein: protein MKIAILDDYQNVALGYADWDSLGADLHVFTEAFGDQDETAERLAGFDVVVAMRERTRFPAAVLERLPALKLLVTTGPRNAAIDLAAAKRGGVVVCGTGGLAAPTAEHTWALILAAARNLPAEFRSMREGGWQVGVGTVLHGKTLGLLGLGRLGAEAARIGQAFGMKPIAWSRNLTAERAAEHGARLVSKEELFAQADVLSIHLVLSERTRGLVDAADLARMKPSALLVNTSRGPIVVEDALLEVLRDKKIAAAALDVYDTEPLPSDHPLRTLDNAVLTPHIGYVSRESYEIFYREVVEDIAAFQAGSPIRVLA from the coding sequence GTGAAGATCGCGATCCTCGACGACTACCAGAACGTCGCACTCGGATACGCCGACTGGGATTCGCTCGGGGCGGACCTGCACGTGTTCACCGAGGCCTTCGGCGACCAGGACGAGACGGCCGAGCGGCTGGCCGGCTTCGACGTGGTGGTCGCGATGCGTGAGCGCACCCGGTTTCCCGCTGCGGTGCTGGAGCGGCTGCCCGCGCTGAAGCTGCTGGTCACCACGGGACCACGCAATGCCGCGATCGACCTGGCCGCGGCGAAGCGGGGCGGGGTGGTCGTATGCGGCACCGGCGGTCTCGCTGCCCCCACCGCGGAGCACACCTGGGCGCTCATCCTGGCCGCCGCCCGCAACCTGCCCGCCGAATTCCGGTCGATGCGCGAGGGTGGCTGGCAGGTCGGGGTCGGCACCGTGCTGCACGGCAAGACGCTGGGCCTGCTGGGGCTGGGCCGCCTGGGTGCGGAAGCAGCCAGGATCGGGCAGGCATTCGGGATGAAACCGATTGCCTGGAGCCGGAATCTCACCGCGGAGCGAGCCGCGGAACACGGTGCGCGGCTGGTGTCCAAAGAGGAGCTTTTCGCGCAGGCGGACGTGCTGTCCATCCACCTGGTGCTCTCCGAGCGCACCCGTGGCCTGGTCGATGCCGCCGATCTGGCCAGGATGAAGCCTTCGGCGCTGCTCGTGAACACCTCGCGCGGCCCGATCGTCGTCGAGGACGCGTTGCTGGAAGTGTTGCGCGACAAGAAGATCGCCGCGGCAGCGCTGGACGTCTACGACACCGAGCCGCTTCCCTCTGACCATCCACTCCGGACTCTGGACAACGCCGTGCTGACCCCGCACATCGGTTACGTCAGCCGGGAGTCCTACGAGATCTTCTACCGCGAGGTGGTCGAGGACATCGCGGCGTTCCAGGCGGGATCGCCGATCCGCGTACTGGCATGA